Proteins from a genomic interval of Equus quagga isolate Etosha38 chromosome 13, UCLA_HA_Equagga_1.0, whole genome shotgun sequence:
- the LYPD4 gene encoding ly6/PLAUR domain-containing protein 4, producing the protein MGPQHLSPVQLLCVLGAISTLPWAGALLCYEATSSLFRAVNFNHWKWLLLRSAVCKLAEGCEETLVLIETGNRRGVVGFKGCSPASSYPKQVSYLVSPPGLSIASYSRVCRTYLCNNLTNLNPLLKLKAKAPKTTAFASHSCPTCVGEHSQDCLPNFVTTDSCPYNAPKCYSSTLSFRAGFLNTTFLLMGCAREHAKLLENFNQIGSISVSEVLNIVEKAQIAGAEPSSRGPAWGILLGLLLAFRK; encoded by the exons ATGGGACCCCAGCATTTGAGCCCTGTGCAACTGCTCTGCGTCCTGGGGGCCATCTCCACTCTTCCTT GGGCTGGGGCTCTTTTGTGCTATGAAGCAACATCCTCACTCTTCAGAGCTGTTAATTTCAATCACTGGAAATGGCTTCTGTTGAGGAGTGCAGTGTGTAAACTGGCCGAGGGCTGCGAGGAGACACTGGTGCTCATCGAGACAG GGAACAGAAGGGGAGTTGTGGGCTTTAAAGGCTGCAGCCCAGCCTCATCTTACCCCAAGCAAGTCTCCTATCTCGTTTCACCACCTGGATTGTCCATTGCCTCCTACAGCCGTGTCTGCCGGACGTATCTCTGCAATAACCTCACCAACTTGAATCCTTTGTTGAAGCTCAAGGCCAAAGCTCCTAAGACTACAGCATTTGCTTCCCATAGTTGCCCAACTTGTGTGGGCGAGCACTCTCAGGATTGCCTCCCAAATTTTGTCACCACTGATTCTTGCCCCTACAATGCCCCTAAGTGTTACAGTTCCACCTTAAGCTTTCGGGCAG GGTTTCTCAATACCACATTCCTCCTCATGGGCTGTGCTCGTGAACATGccaaacttttagaaaattttaaccAGATTGGGAGCATCAGTGTGAGTGAGGTCCTCAACATTGTAGAGAAGGCCCAGATTGCTGGTGCAGAGCCCTCCAGTCGGGGTCCTGCTTGGGGCATCCTCTTAGGCCTCCTGCTTGCCTTCAGGAAGTGA